The DNA segment TTACTTTAAGCTGGTAgataataacttttattattgaCATGATTCATTATTTGattctatatatctatattgattACTAAATTTATCTTATATTAACTTTGcactaaaaaagaaaaatataaaacttataaattaatttaatcgAAAGATTTTATTGGATAATGTAAATATAATAAAGATAATACATGATGAGAATGACATCATCTactatttatttgattacagGATAAAATAGAAAAGTCCAATTagataaccaaaaaaaaaattaaagttggtaACCAACCTCTACATCTTCACTTATTGAATAATAACTCATCCGGAACCTGATCCCGAACAAATTTTACTATACGTCTGACATACCACGTCCCGAAAACTCATACACCTTATTCATAAAGCTGAGGAGCAAGACGTGGAGTTATAATAACATGAAGAGGAGTTTCCTTAGATAAAGAAATACTCAAACTCTCAGTCATATCCACAGCTTCACCATTTGGTGTACTCAAATTAAACCCCTGAAGGAATCTAGCAATTGTTATATGCATAACCTGCATTGCAAAGTTCAGCCCGGGACATGATCTTCTACCCGACCCGAATGGGACGTACTCGAAATTTTGACCCATGTAATCCAACTTTACATGGCTTGTAAGGAATCTTTCGGGCCTAAACTCTTCAGGATTGTCCCAAATGTTTGGGTCTCGATGTAATTTCCATAAATTTGTTAAAATTCGAGTCCCTTTTGGAATTTGATATCCATAGAGAGTACAATCTTCCATTGCTTCTCGAGGTACAGCTAGTGGACCTGCTGGATATAAACGTAATGTTTCTTTGATTATTGCATTGAGGTATACTAATTTTTCGATATCAGATTCTTCTACATTTCTTTCTCTTCCTACTTTCTCGTCTATTTCTTCTTGTGCTAGTTGAAGTACTCGTTTGTTGTTTAATAAAACTGCTACTAACCATGTCATGGTGATTGACGTGGTATCAGAACCTCCGAGAATAAGCGACTGCAATATATATAGATTAGTTTCCAAACATAATAATCATAGTTAAAATACAACTGATATACATCAAGAGAGGGATAGGGGTCACCAAGGGTCTTAACTTGGAAGAGAAATCTTTTATAAAAGAATATGAATCATCGACAGATATTTTCATTGTTAAATGAAATAGCTTTGACATTACTGACTAAATCTGAACTTACAAAGTGTCACGTTAGTTTCAAGAGTTTGTTTAAAGTTACATGATTGATCTCAAAAACCATATGGCATAATAATATAGGATTTGGATAAATTAAAatagagtaaataatttattagtccttacaTTTTTACATAACAAACGTCCTTATATTTGGAAAAACACGTTACAACGTCCTTATATTTTTGTCACTATTAACTTTTGttccttttttctattttctattatttttaatGGTTATATTTAACCTAAACATATAGACGGAAAATAACAATTCTACGAGAAGAGTATTACGTACCATTGCAGTGGCTTTGATAACAGTTCTACGAGAATTACCAAACTGAGCATCATCCTGAGCCTTAGAAAGAAGAACATCAATGAAATCCTTATTGTCATATGAATTAACTTTGATCTCATGTTCATGAATCCAACTCTCCATAATTGCATCCAACTCCTTAACTATATTCTTACAATTTTTAACAGTCCCTAAACACTCAGTCCATTTAAGTAATGGAATCATATCAGAAGGAACAAAAGCACCTGCAACAAGCATAAAATCCTTCATAATTTCCCCAATATGTCTTCCTTTCTCAACATCTCCATTATTATGCCTATCACAGTACCTTTTCCCAGCAATCATCCTTGTAATTATATTCATCACCATACTCTCAAACAACTCACTCATGTCAACATTCACAGAATTGCCATTCTCTTTACATTGCAAGAACAATTCCTTCATAAAATACCTCACTTCATTCAACTGAACATGTTTCATTAGCCTGATTCTGTGTCCGGATAGAAGATCTGTCATCGCTAGCTTTCGAAGATCGCGCCAGGTTGCGCCGTAGGGGGAGAATCCAAAGGCTGCAAAGTTGTAGCTCAGGATTCTAGCTACTGTTGATTGAGGTCTTGATGAACAGAATTTGTCATTTGTGGTGTAGAATTCTT comes from the Euphorbia lathyris chromosome 5, ddEupLath1.1, whole genome shotgun sequence genome and includes:
- the LOC136228825 gene encoding cytochrome P450 CYP82J17-like, translated to MDFSSNVVAIIGAIALFLLYNLWRTKLNTKTKTSAPLPPQVSGALPLIGNLHQLGEKRPLARILSSIADKYGSIFMLRFGAHRTVVISNHKIMKEFYTTNDKFCSSRPQSTVARILSYNFAAFGFSPYGATWRDLRKLAMTDLLSGHRIRLMKHVQLNEVRYFMKELFLQCKENGNSVNVDMSELFESMVMNIITRMIAGKRYCDRHNNGDVEKGRHIGEIMKDFMLVAGAFVPSDMIPLLKWTECLGTVKNCKNIVKELDAIMESWIHEHEIKVNSYDNKDFIDVLLSKAQDDAQFGNSRRTVIKATAMSLILGGSDTTSITMTWLVAVLLNNKRVLQLAQEEIDEKVGRERNVEESDIEKLVYLNAIIKETLRLYPAGPLAVPREAMEDCTLYGYQIPKGTRILTNLWKLHRDPNIWDNPEEFRPERFLTSHVKLDYMGQNFEYVPFGSGRRSCPGLNFAMQVMHITIARFLQGFNLSTPNGEAVDMTESLSISLSKETPLHVIITPRLAPQLYE